The DNA window TCGAACCGGTACAGCTTATCGTCACGCGAGCTTCGCGATGTCGCCCTTCGCGGCGGCCGGGCCGTGCTGGCCAAGTACGGCCTGGACCCGGCAATCCTGGATAGGATGGAGGATGGTGGCGGGCCGGCGGCGGAGATTCCCGGAGCGGGTGATCTCGATCTGGACGCCGTGCCGCTCCAGCTTCTGCTGACTCGATTCGCGCGCTCGGAGATGGGCCTCAACTTCGGGGGAAACCACTTTCTCGAAGTCCAGGTCGTGGACGAGGTTCTAGACGGCGAAGCGAGCCGGCGCTGGGGTCTCGAACGAGATCAGGTGGTCGTGATGTATCACCTCGGCCCCGGACCCTTCAGCGGAACGCTCCTCCACCATTACTCGCGGCGGGCGAAGCTCTATGGGAGGCGCGTCCCGCTCTATTTCTTCTCCAAGCTCCTGTTCCATTATGCACAGCGCCTCGGCCAGGGAAGCCTGCGCCGGAAATGGGCGCTGCATTTTCGACGCAACCGATGGACCGCCCTTGCGGATTCCTCGCAGGAGGGAATCCTCTTCCTGCGAGCGCTGGCGATGGCGACCAATTTCGGGTACGCATACCGGCTGGCGACCGTCAAAGCCATTCAGGATGGTCTCCACGAGTCGCTCTCCCCTGAGGTCCGGGGAACCCTCGTCTGCGACATCTCGCACAACGGCATTGCGCGGGAGCGAAATGGGGGTGGCGGGGCCTGGGTTGCTCGCCACAACGCCTGCCGGCTGGAGCCCGGAAGACCCACGATCGTGGCCGGGTCCCATGATGTCCCCTCCTACCTCGGAATCGGGCTGGACGGGTCCGGCGGGAAGTACCAATCCTACGATCATGGCGCC is part of the Candidatus Eisenbacteria bacterium genome and encodes:
- a CDS encoding RtcB family protein — protein: MKASPETMDPRAMPARERLMSLATGSEPPFTLAATLSEISQLPFVESVLALPDVHQKKDMEVPSSVAITTRDVIVPEFTSVAVNDGMGIVATSLRASEMTADRLATFFARVNSNSARHFFDSNRYSLSSRELRDVALRGGRAVLAKYGLDPAILDRMEDGGGPAAEIPGAGDLDLDAVPLQLLLTRFARSEMGLNFGGNHFLEVQVVDEVLDGEASRRWGLERDQVVVMYHLGPGPFSGTLLHHYSRRAKLYGRRVPLYFFSKLLFHYAQRLGQGSLRRKWALHFRRNRWTALADSSQEGILFLRALAMATNFGYAYRLATVKAIQDGLHESLSPEVRGTLVCDISHNGIARERNGGGGAWVARHNACRLEPGRPTIVAGSHDVPSYLGIGLDGSGGKYQSYDHGAGTLIEKQRRSGRLTTSAGSVQKHVMTRGREGRLIAREEIPLRSSEPIDGLLSCLQRARILRPVIRLKPLGTLKN